The genomic DNA CCTATTATTTACTCAAGGATGGAAGACCGAATCTCCCGAAAGAGCAGAGCACAAATGCTTCCTTTTGCTTCACAGCATGAGAAGATGGCCCCAGCCATTGGCTCAAGCATAAGCGATGATTGATCCTAAGACTGCACTTAAGCACCTTTCTTAGGACTACATTGCCAGGAGACGGGTGGTTGGGCGGGACTAGTGCTTTGGCAAAGTAAACCTGAATAATGGGTGTTATGCGTTGGACCAATTCAGAGGACCTGAAAGAATCAATTGCGCATCAAAAAGGAAAACTGATCAGCACGGGAGATGACGAGAAAGCTGAACCATAACAAGAAATAGGTTCGGGTAGAGAAGTTTGCATTCAGGGCTTCGGCCATGTGGTATGTAGACAAGGCATTTTCAGTTGACAGATTCTGCAGCGAAAAACATGAAGAATACATCAAATTCCCCGTCTCCTTCCCTAATTCAATTCGGGTAGAAACacgataaaaaagaaaatgagtttTGGATGGATAGTAAATTTTACTCACCTGTGCAAAGACCTGCTCGCACTTCTCCTTGAGTTCCTTGAGGAGATATTGATCGGCGGCTACCAGGACATCATATGCCATGGTGATTGTGATATCCACCGATCCCGCATAAAGGAACCTATCAATGACAAGAAGGAAAAGTCGATTAATATGGAAAGAGCAAAGCAGATTTAACTTGTAGAAATAATAACATATGCTGCATGATTTCTGATAATTCTCATCATCAGCTCGAAGACATCCCATTTAATGTTTGGAATCTTTATGTCCTGAGCATGTGTTTCCTGCGATAGAACTCGAATTAGGTGAACACTAATTActcttttctgtttcttttaGTGTAGGTTGACAACTAGTCAATATTAGGTTGAAATTACTCGATAATTCCTGTCGAACATAGCACGAAATGCATCTGAGGAGAGTGAGCACATTCGGTGAGCGTATAATCTTTTGCCTGCATGACAGAAACAGAAATATTATATGGAGAAGGAATGATATTCTGCTCTTTCTCGCGATAAACAATTAGTTTCAAGTGAATGCAGTAAGAGATTGTGAAATTACACCTTCGATCAAAAAGGTAACATCAGACATCACAGGATTGTTCACATATTGCTCCCCGAGAATGACCTGAAAGACAAAACGACATGATGCATTTTTGTCgataaatcaatttttttacatatcCATTACTCTGGCAAAATAGAGTGACACGAAACATCCTGCAGCCATCTAGATCTTAGTATTAACTTTCAGTTCGAAAATTCAAAGGTAACAATCcttaatattttgttttctggACAACCTGCAACTTTGCAGCAGCTCTAACAGTGATCAAGCTACCTTGGAAGTTGAAGATGAGGCAGCTGATTCATCGGGAATAAGATACGTTGCTCTGTTAGCCAATGCAGTCAGTGCACGAGCACCGGTGACTTGCTGATCTTCCACCGATGAACAGAGCATCTTGATTAGAAAATTGAGCCCTTTCATTGACATAGACAAAACGTTTAGCACATTTGATTAAACATCTCTAATGAAATGACTTGTGGAAATCGCATACGACATATCAAATGAATGACTGACGCAGAGTTCGAGGGTGAGGACCCTTGTTCTCTAGGAAGATCACGTGCTGGTCCATGAGACAACGGATGTGGGCAAGAGCAGCGGCCACCTGTTTCTGAACAGACTTTGGCATCGTATTCATCTGATGCAACAGATGTGTTGCAGCCTACCATCACAAATTACGATCATCAAACCACAGAAGTCGAAGCagtagaaaattcaaaaagtttGTCTGTAAAAGTAATAAGCTTGCCCGCTCATGCATCTTCTCTTCTAGTCTTTCGAAGATTCTCGTGATACATTCCCTTGCTGCCTGCAGAATGTCAACAAATTATGTAATTTgcttttataaaaattagatTACATTTTCATAAATATGATGTGTTAtacatttacttttcaaaaagcAAATCATACCATTTTATTTATAGCTATAGttatgatttattattttataatatgtatGGTACATTTTATAGCGAAGGTACCACAATAAATTGTGATCAATCTACCTCTGAAAAATGTTGTTACCAGCAGAGTTCTTCAACTTTCCGCGCACATGCACGCGAGTTCATTTTAATACGCCTATAATTAGACTTATGAATATGagtttttcaactttttgctcttttctttttaatcacGGATGAACTTTTGCAGAATTTTTGGGTCCTTCAATTTGATGTGTCTgtagaagaaaaaatatgtaacGCCATATGAATCGTGACTATATTAAAACCATAAAAATAATCTTTCCAtgattagaatttttttttaaaattttttatgcataatcttgataatatttgatttttcatgaCTTCTATTATGTTCTCTTCGTCAATAAATAAAGAGCTGAGTGTTAGTGATATGCTCTAGAGcttgatttatgtatttggataattccttttatgacaataaagtttattctattattcgtatattgtctatgtttattagaataaagtccttaagatattttgaatactTCATTattaagagttaagaatatgagtgatgaagtaattcggtaagaatatctttaaactgttcacgatcgtaggagacttaactgtacattatttctccagatagatcgtcacctctatctgtttccatgattagtatgcagatactaatgaagatggagtagtgagtctcatgctatttgataactgttatcatgacagatatgtggatacttatatgataagtagtcgaaTGTGACGTgtagataatattcatacggtaatttactaatgtcaataaatgttatctggatcgtattagtgcatatagtccttagacctgagatggaacgctatctcaagtataggcaattaggatttgctactgctaatgTATTTTTGCTTAGCTTGATTATTCGGCAGATAGTGGTCCTAATTAGTTTTtacttggagttaggtgtctaatcaagacgggattcactaacctgagtaaacaggaaaaatgtcctatggatatgagttttatTCTGGATCGAGAAATCCTCGGCCGGGGTAGATAGACTTGAATAGAAAGGAGTTTCTGTTCAAGTGCTACGGATCTAAGAATGGAATTAGAGAGTCCATATGATCGGCtatagagtttggcatttaTCGTAGCTCTAGCTAGAtcgggatcttgtagtgaaaGGATTCAGTGCATGGTATATACGATAagaggttcatcagaatgttccaattatacattcgtcatcttttggattgtcacgatatgctgctaggtgtcactcgtgaactttgggaaccaagggcattttgggaattatgttTTCGGTTACGGAAAGAGTTTCTGGTAgtatcaaatgagttgatactataatcccattgccatttgatgatgaacttagttagtcacacacattgagcgtgtctaaatcgagaaaagaattaattctaattaaggaagttaattagaaattaattatcgaacgaggtttgcaatgtggttgcgagggtgctagcacatcctgaagCCGAGATCAATATCAatgataaatctaattaaggaaatacgatagtttccttatttggagagtttttgTAAATAGATCGTCTATTTATGGAAACTCGTGTCAAGGGCTTATTtaatctttctttctaactataagggcaagtcattggatgacttaaattgtgaggactcatttgtgatATAATtcggattaattaataattgcattttaatCCCTAgggtaagaatatatatatagatatgttcttacGGTTAACTCGAGAGGTTAATTAATCGAAAACCCTAATAttagaaagagaggaagaggagagacgGCTGAACAGTTGTTGTTGTGAACTCCCAAGGCTGATCGGAGTTCTTCTCGGATCCGATTCGGCGTTTCGATGTTGTCCTTGGCGTCCTTgaagagatcctttcattccgTGACAATTTCGTTCGAGATCggtgacctagatcggagtgtacgggtcgagaggagtctaatctcggtggagacgtgCTCGTGTGGACGAGCTAGAGGCCGGACACTTGGACGGCTAATTTGATCAACTCGAATCAATAAGGTTAGTGAAAAGTTCGTAACTTTTCTTATGGGTTCATTGTGTGATGTTATCTATTTGTTTAGAAGGCGATTCTTATGTCAAGAtgtgatcttgaagtttttgattaaacgagcacgcgataaaaatttgatttttaccgtaaTTAAACTTTTTGCTGCGCACGTGCTCGGTTTGCCAACACTGAGAGCTTTAAAAAAGGAGAGTCGTGGCACTTTCTCAAAAGTATGCCctgacttttatatatttatatcaaattttcCTTTATCTTGTTCGTAAAGTTAAATTACCATTAGTATTATATATCTAATAGTATACTGTTAGTAAttgtaaattaatatatttccgGCGTGCAAGTATAAATTACTATTTTCAACAATTCATagcaaatatttttatataataaaattagtaaaGAAAACGATCACATTTTACTGTATGCATTGCATGGGCTCTGtgactagtatatatatatatatgtacacgtGGCATATATGAATTGTGGTGCATGTCAAAATGCCTTTTTTCAGATCCCCTTCTATAAAACGAAGTTTTCCTTTGATTCAATTAGCAGCGTCAACAATAACTGATCGAGAGCCCAAAAAGTCGCACACACAGTAGCATGACCGGGTCGCATTTTATGATTGCTTGGACAAAATTGATTTTGGGTCGTGAACAAGTCTACAGTTACTCAGTcctccaaatttttttctttcaattcgAACGTTATGCAGTGCTTCTTCAAGTTTAGCAGAACCACCCCCAAGGACAAGGTTCATTTATGGATCATCAAAAGAAGAATAAAGCATTGACGTGTGATGGCTGGCAAAGACTTATTGGAACAGATGCATATGTACCAACTAATTAACATAAAGACGACTAAACCTTCAGAAGTCTTTCCTTCTTGGATGCTAGTGATTGACTTAATGCTGTAACATTAGAAGGTTACTTCTATAAGGTTCACCTGTAGGGGTCATCTAACTTGTCAAATAGTGAGCGACTCAAGCTTGTGATGCCACAGTTTCTTGCAAATTAAATATCGAGCAAAGTCGTCTCTGAATAagggcatatatatatatatatatatatttcccgATGCGGTTGGTTCATAACATTTTCCCAATGGCTTCATCCAGTACTGCCTCTATGATTTTCTTGTCATTCgcgcttttttcttttcgacaTTTGAGCGCGCTTCATGTGCTACTACTTTCACAAATGCCACTTGCATCGAGAGGGACGGGGAAGCTCTTGTTGAATTTAAGCGAGGCCTCATCGACGACTCTCATCTCCTTTCATTATGGGTTGGAGATGACTGCTGTTCGTGGAAGGGAGTCAGATGCAGCGAATGGGGGGGCCACGTTCTGAAGCTCGACCTTCGAAGTCCTAAGTGTTATGTCCTTAAAAAATGAGCAATGAATAGAAAGAgcatacatttatatattggtGAGAATAAGTGATCAAAAGTCATGAGCCGAAAAGGTAGGAGGAAAAGTTACTAAGGTATAGGGACATTTttggaataataaaaattggagaaacCTATAATACTTTTATATGTAGtatagatatattaaaataaatatatatttatatttcttcAGAATATATGGTCGCAGATGGGCCTCTTTTATGATCGTAAAAAGTATattaatatacatatttcTTCTGATAATATATGGTTGCGCggataattttaatataattcttttagcattttttgaatttataaaattgattgaatatttttttggaaagaTTATAACAAAATACTTTTGAACcattttaaaatgattttgttgtttgcataatattttataattgtgaatttttatttgagataaAATACTTTTGAATATATGGTTGCACATGCGATCTTCAGTATAGTTTTTTACTTACTTTATTAGTGAAATTCGATTAACATCAATTTTGttatacatataaaatatttttattaaaaattacgaTTTATATCCATTTTAAtgcatatgatatataataaaattgagaaaaaaaataaaggacatGTTGGAAATACCGTCAAAAATTACTAATGGAACATATCTGTTAGAAAAATCCAATAGCAATTTACATAATTCTTGTAGTTTTCTTTTGGTAGAATAATTATTGAAGTTTTATCCCATGCAACGCATGGTTCCTATGACTAGTACATATATGTGAAAGCATAGACATGGTTGGTGCGATTAAATGGCCTTAGGATGCTCAGGATGACTACTCggaattttctaatttttcaatttttaatttttttaatttttttaaattttaatttaaaaataaaataagactCATGAGATGTGATAATCttctaaatatattgattCGATTTTTTATACAAGATGTCTTCACGATCTCTTTTCATATTGTTGGACCggtcattaattttttgaattaatctacaaaagattttgatttatctatctattatCTATACTACTTTAAAAAGGAGAAGGAACTCATTTGtctaacttttaaattttatttttacccTAGAAGTTTatgttgtaatttttaattaccATTAGATTGAGGGCATGATTGTAACTTCCACAAGATAACTACCCATTTCTCCActtttctctccctctctctttctcttctctctccaaatcaaatcaaccgTGGCCCTTTTTATCTATAAAAggttttaataatattttattattattatttttaaaataaaggaTCCTTGGATGGATATAATTGAAgctaagaaaatagaaaataattgaGTATAATCTATCCAATGGCAAAAATAACACCAAAAGTTAGCAAATAAATgagattttcatatatttatttttaaattatatgcGCGGTACGCACGAGTCATTCTCTAGTTATTATATATGtgagaaattatgaaataattatccatgaaaaataaaattatgaaattaataaCCGTTATATTAGTAGAAATTTATGGGTAAATGAGAAATTTCAAACATTTTTCATCTATCAATTGTTCCCTCTCTTTTCCTTCATCTCGCTAAtgcattaatttctttttttttttaatttttcttcgttaatttcattaattgaaatttttaattagtaaTTCTATAacattttatatgaataaataaggctattaaattttattaaatatatttgaagTGATCACAAAAAATGTTTAATAAACACCGCATGTAGAATGGGTATCTCTAAGGAAAATAGAGAGAACGAAATTTAGGGTTTAGGGGCATCTATCGGTATTGATAGTGTCGGCAACCCATTTTAGCTCATTAATTCCAAACATCagtatcagcaatgatccatgccacgacttgagcatcatcacagaaaacggctcgacagagcaagaaatcactattcattttcaagtcggcaaaaacaagcagatgacatgtacacacgacagaaggactccaggggtcaccaaaaggcaacagagtgGCTAAATAGCTCAACAACATTcaaaatcggcattttcagtggacCACgtggacagtcctatttttcgatagttcattcgtccatcggaagatatccaatattggacttcaaaaatccacatcaatgccaaatagatgaaaagtgtcttcaaatgcatttcgcaaatcatctgctctatacaggaaaactttctgtatacaagcaacttttcagtggaagttcAAAAATACCAGTTTCTCAAAGAAACGTTAATTctaaatatcagatgcggccatgcctcACAAGCATACaaagcacgagcaatgcttcaaattatcttttggaagccatatagacaccccgaatgacttctgagtgacaaaacgggcatatccctcttcggaagagtataactggagactggtctgatggaataacgacaaacgaagttgaccctgtatTGCCTCGAAAACTTCAGCGGACAgatgcaattgggcaaaatagATAGCAAAAACCTCTTCAGTTTCCCGaataacctccgaggagcataaaaggccattttcagtggaaattcatatccggatgtcctctttggggaaatttgacgccggatgcctaccttacatagtgctagccttcccaaagctcaatgtggaatcatcggaataaatcacaaaactcatctagacctctcgagcagtgctttaagggtctcagatgcacttttcaagtccttagagatccaatctcgacaaacagaaatcacagtgatctccggattgCCCAAGCGactcagaaagcaatttgagaaatccagttttggCCTTTTAGGACATCTCCAGCTCCacgtttgcattaccggcttaaagATCAGTTGTTTACgttatttgacaatttatgtcaaaatcaccaacgtgggatgcagatacaagatatgtcGTCAGAAGCaggcaacctcgctctgaatgcttaGAATGAGCAAAACCAGCTTTCGAGCTTCATACGGACCCGAGGCATTTTTCCACGAAAAgtgccaatcttgggctcattaaatccattttctcgcgtatattgacacttcgacgttcaattcaaacctcgaatttcgaatacgcgaccaatcaagacccgagctttctttCGATTTTTTCCTCATGAATCGTGGGGTCCACGAGCCATTATATTGCCCAAAATGCCCCTCATCTCCTTGTCATcttctccatgcaacttgcatcctcttaggaaaatatcaatcctacaatttgaagacaacactcaatcttcatcaatgctcatcaatgctcccatcttttcttcattaatgcaatggaagaaaatgatgcttgatatttccttaagcaaACCGACTTTTACTAATGCATGCCCTTAATCAAGCTCTTCTTCACTTAGTTGCTCATTAAGCTTGCCTATATATACTCTTTatgtcattaagttaatcacttctcctcttgcatgctctcaactccatagctagcagcagcaagcttcagcacACCAAGACCGAAACATTCAAGccaaaaccaagccaaaaacTCTTAGagtttaagtcggaatccatggcggttactattccgacttagatCCAAAAATCCTCAAACTCCATAGTTGGTGCGATTAAATGGGCACAGAATGCTCAAGATGACCATTAggaattttctaattttttaatttttaatttttaattatttggtaattttagtttaaaaaatatatatataagactcATGAGATGTgataattttctgaatatatTGGTTCAAATGGTTTTTATACAAGATGTCTTCACtatctcttttcatatttgTTGGACCAGTcgttaattttttgaattgaTCTATAAAAGATTTTGACTTATCTATCTATTATCTAtaccagtgttatcagaaccggaccggatgatgaaccggaaggggtatgaggtcatgggtttatgggtccaaccgggggttcgatgggtcggaccgcgcgtttatttaaaataaaataaatattcatattattaaaaaattatgataattaagataaaagtatgatgattttaaagaaatataacaatagtataagaaagtatctatatttaatatttcttacttcaaaataaatattttattttaataagtacttaaaagtagagtaaaaaaaacaaaaaagtggtggtgaCTTGGTTGGTAGCATGCTAATATGAgaagcaagaggtcatgagttcaaatccttacacaaccaatcaatttttacattaaataggaaacccataaaaatccatagaaccggccggtttaatgaaattttacttaaaccgaccggttcaatgggtccggctattcaaagctgccatttcggttTTCAGGCGAACCGGACCGAACATGGTGCCATTCCCGGTCCGACCGATCGAACCGGTCGGTCCGgtccgattctgataacaatgatcTATACTACTTGAAAAAGGAGAAGGAACCCATTTGTCTAACTTTCAACTTTCATTTTTACCCTTGAAGTTTAtgttctaattttttaattaccaTTAGATTGAGGGCATGATTGTAACTTCAACAAGATAACTACCGTTTTCTCCACTTTTCTCTCCCTCTTTCaccctctcctctctctttctcttccctCTCCAAATCAAATGAACCGCGTCCctttatatctataaaaaggttttaataatagttttattattactattttaaaaaataaacgaTCCTTGGATGGATGTACCTGAAGCTAAGAAAACAGAAAATAATCCAGTATGTATATCAAATGGCACAATTAATACCAAAAGTTAGCAAATAAATGagattttcaataaatttatttttaaattatagaaTGGCACGTCCAAGTCATCctctaattattatatatgtgagAAGGAAGTTAAGTTGTCCAACTTTTCTTCTCCCAGAATTAtccatgaaaaataaaattacgaAATTAATAACCGTTATATTAGTAGTTATATTAGTAGAAAGTTATGGGTAAATGAGAAATTTCAAACTTTTTTCAACGACCAGTTGTTGACTCTCCTTTAATTTTCTCCCATTCCTCTggcctctctctcctccctctTTCACgttccctctctcttttccttcaTCTCGCTAAtgcatttatttcttttttaaaatttttctttattaatttcattaattgaaatttttaaatagtaattctataacattttttatgaataaatagGGCTATTacatttgttatatatatttgaagtGATCACAAAAAATGTTTAATAAACACAGCTTGTAGCGTGGGTACATTTATGGTTTTCTTTTAAATCAAATAGTTTGTATGCTCAGATTACT from Punica granatum isolate Tunisia-2019 chromosome 2, ASM765513v2, whole genome shotgun sequence includes the following:
- the LOC116197577 gene encoding ARM REPEAT PROTEIN INTERACTING WITH ABF2-like, which encodes MSMKGLNFLIKMLCSSVEDQQVTGARALTALANRATYLIPDESAASSSTSKVILGEQYVNNPVMSDVTFLIEGKRLYAHRMCSLSSDAFRAMFDRNYRVPLCGIGGYHNHHGI